attttaattagtttaatattattaaaatttttatttataaaaaattattaattaattaaatattattaatataatagaaTTCATATATAaactaacaattttattttcattagaattatattaaatatatataaaataattttaaaaatttatattattatttaatttttatagatattaaaaatatgtgagaatattttaattcattcaAAATTCGCCTGATTcacacttatatatatatatattataaaattataaatatagatTATAGATATAGATATGCATCAAATcactttctaatttttaattgtatGATTAAATTACCTTTTAGTATTCTACTATACTTTCATTTACATattgcataattaagaaaagatAATgccatatatttattattaataatttttaaaaaaatttatgaatattttaatatatttcttaaaattaaaaaattaattaaaattttttttcataatataaagtttatatagtaaaattttcaatttaaaaacattaaatttccACTCTTTCattctttatttatatatacagAAAAAATTTCTCTCCCATCACCATCCTTCCAAGTCCATGATAAAGCAACGCTTGACCCACCTCATTTTAGGCATCCAGGAGTCCAATAATGACATGGAAACAGCAGAGTCTGACGTGGTCGGTGATCTGCATGACACATGTCATAGCTCCATTGGAGAAATAGGACTGTGGGATCCACGGGTGTGGGCCAACTCCACCGCCCAAGAGAAAACCTAAAATGGAGAAATTTGTCAAAGCTTTTTCAACTTTACAGACTAGGCATAGGTCCTGGGGCAAACAGGACAGAGCTCAGGACGCTGCCTCCCTGCTTGCCCACCTGGAATCATTGTTCTCCGCTTCCTGCTTATGTCATATTCTCcgatgattttttattttttaattttgcgtTTCTCTTTCTTTGCAGGTAAAATAAGCCCATCTCAAATTCAGATTTGGGTAATCATGCAATTTGAGaaacattatagaaaaaggGTGATCAACTCCAATTGTGTGATAATTTTGTAGATGTGGCAATTAAGGTCGGTTTGGCTTTTATAAGAAATTAGAATTAAccaatttcataattatatcaTTCATGACTATTGATTATAATATCTGACAAATCCTGTAATGATTTTTAACCCATTTCAGTATGATTTACTCATCCCATTCTTTATGGCTGCTTCAATATACAGAGTTCATGACATGTGAatctgaatttaaatattaatttctctgtttaattaataattaataatccatttcatataatttttttaattaattaattaattaaagaagaaaataagaagCTGGGAACATGATAATAATAAAGGTCACCTACATTACCGACTGCACAAAGCACATAAGCACAAAAAACCAAAAGAAAGATGATGGCTTAGCTGAAAATGGCCCTCCATTATTTACCCTTTTCGATCAAAAAGAAATATCTAGggtaatttaaaaagataaacTACAGCTtacttatttgaaaaaaaaaaattaattcactaTTCTTAAAATGTTGATCTATTCCTATTGATTTTGATTTCAGAGAGATGTGAGGTCAAATCCCAAGATTCCTCTTCCTTAGGTAGAGTTCCCACCTCTCTCCCTCTCACATGAAGCTTACTGGCCTCTACTCCTCTCTCTATATAAGCCACTCTCAGTTACCCTCTCTCTGCACAAAATACACTCTAAGCTCTCTCTTCACTTCCTCTTTGCTTCTCACCATTTACTTTTAGTTTCTATTTCATTTTCTCTTGCTTTCTATGGCTACTGTTGAGGTCACCCATCAttcttttcttcttaatttttcATTCAGATTCTTGATTTTCAGTATTATTCTAATTGCTgatcatttaatatatttttcaggtGGTATCAGCACAGACTGCACTTCCAGAGGAGAAAGCTGAGGAAGTCAAGGTTCCAGAGGCAGCACCAGTTGCTGATGAAAAACCAGAAGAAGAGCCAAAGGAAGCAGAGGCGGTTGATCAGGTATCTGAAGAACCAGTAGCACCAGAGTCTGATGCTCCGGCGGAAGCAGTGGTGGAAACTAAAGAGGTGGTAGAGGTTGAAGAAGCAAAGGATGTGAAAGAAGAGCCAGAAGTAGAGAAAACTGCGGAAGAGGAGACTCCCGAGGAAGAAACATCTCAGGAGGAACCAGCACCAGAGACCGTTGTTGAGGAGGCTCCCAAAGAGACAACTGAGCCTGCAACTGATGCAGAAGCACCGGCACCGGAAGCTCCGGTTGAAGCTCCGAAGGAGGAAGAAGGCGGTGAGAAGAAGAAGCCTGAAGCAGAAGAAGCTGCAGTTGAGAAGCCTGAGTAAAGAGTCGAAGGGTACGGTGgttttcttgaaagcttgtttaGTGGGTAAGCTAGGGTTGGTCATTGCATGCCATTCTGTAATATTCCTCTTCTAGCTTGTGGTTTAATAAGAGTACTAGTTTCTTTTTAGGGTAATGGGTCTCGGTATTGGGATGTCCCACTTGGGTTGAACCCAATGAGAAGTCGCCACATGGCAGACATGCATTTGCTACAGTGTAGGATATGTTTTGGGTAGTCTATTGCATCTGTGACAGATCAGcatgtatgcttgtttggttCCATGCAGTATTgagttttttaatatatattatggtCTTTGATGTTtgcaataataaaaattttagggTTTGATCTTTGTTTAATAATTTGCATTTTGCAATATAATTATTAGCTTTTAAAATTTTCGACTATAATTCGCTTGGCTTCACTTCAATTTTAgcaatttctgaaatttaaataaattaaactatttttaaattattcaagactcaatttataaaattttgatacGACTATTTTCTAAGCTCAATTTTAGGGTTGCACCCCTAAAAGCTCAAAGATCAAAGCTGAATGATGAGCCATCATTGATACGGTAATAAATGGAACATCCTCTTGATACAGTGTATAAATATTAAGAAGAAATTGCATGGtttataaatagaaaagagGTAGAGATGATCATGTGGGTTGCACATGGCTACACCCTGTGATCTAACATCAAGATAAGGTCAATGTGAGTAGGATCGAGTTGGTGAATTATAATTCTCCACTGATATGGCCCATATGGCTACTCATAAAGATCATGCCCAAATGAGGTGAATTACCCTTGCTGCAAagaaatttattcaatttttagatATTTCCTTCTTttcgaaaataaattttatttatatttatacccttttatttaaaaaaaattgtcaaagaaaaaaaaaactggatTATGAGCGGCTTAATACTCATCCTTTGATATATTCATAACCTTGATTCTAAGGACCAGTAATTGTTTTTTAGTgaaaactaatttaaataacttttaaattaaataccatGATTTATTTTGCATGGCCATTTAAAGTTTTACAACTTCTTAATTAACTATAATTTAAGTCTTTTatttaaaagcaaataaaatagcAAATATCAGTATGATTAAGAAATAAGTTGAAAAagtgtttaaattaattttagtggtTAATCTCTAAAACTAATGATTATGtagaatttaaatgtttaattcaaatattattttatctcaTAAACACATCGCAATTACTTCAGACTTTGCTTTAGAGCTTGTTCCTctacaataaatattatattatcgatgataaaattattatcacatGTGTGTtgtataaacttttattttatagataaattttaaaaataagaggAGAGCCAATATACGAACATAAAGCAAGACTACTAAGTTTGAAAGTGCCAATAAAACCATGAGGTTGAATATCGTACAAGGTTAATGAGTCTAGAAGCACCAATAAAGCCACAAGTTTGAATACCAAGTAATGTTAATAAGTCTAGACGTGTCCGTAAAACCAAGTGCCCAATCAAAGAAAGAGTCTTAAATGCCCTAGCCAAGTGTCCTAAATCTTTATATAATAGATCTGTCCAACAATACTGTCCATACATCTATTTTTCCGTTAGTTAAACAATGATTGATcgtcaaatttataaaaatgacattttcctacataaatttttttttttgataaatatcATCATTTCTCTTCCTTCTTCCTTCTTCCTTCTTCCTtcttccttcttcctttctttgttCTTCCTTCATACTCTACTGCCTACATAAAggaaaaaatttgataaatatcAACATTTCtcttccttcttcctttctttgtttcttcttcttttgattaaaatttttgaaaaagttTGTTAATGATTacaattttcattattatttttgaatttaattttgtttagtTTGAACATATATTCTGCATTTGAGAATAACTTGAatgttataatttaatctacACTTAATgtcataattattatataattagaaatttaaatattttataaatgatacatgaagaataaaaaaatttataattagttgAATGTTATAATTTGATATGCCTTTGACGTcataagatatatatatatataatcagggactaaaatattttaataattaattaatgaaggataaaagtattttttatatctCAAAATAAATATGAGAGCAATAAAGTCATTTTCctatgattttatgataatttcttttaaaaatggaTGGAATGAAGATGTTGTTAGTcggatttattatataaaaatttagtattcaaattttatttagtattgaattttaaaaatcggAGATCAATCagttaattttgttaaaattcaaagatgaaaatgtaatttatcttacgatttataaattttcatacaacagtaaaaatgaataaattatttttataaaatatagatattataataagaaacaatattactatttttatttttataaaatataaatattataataaaaaataatattactatTTGAttcctataatataaaaaatttcattagtTAGTCTatcgatttttaaaaatatattaaaatgttcttaaaattttaaaaagtttactaattagtttctctattaattttaactgtttagtgttataaaaatagaaaattactttttagtttcTATCGTATagaaaaattcactaattagtgtattgattttgaaaaatacattaaaatatttcaaatgttttagaaaatatattaattaattctttcattgattttaattattaagtattgcaaaaaaattttaaatgccccttaatataaagagattaattagtaaatattttcacaaaattaaaggattaactaataaattttctcatACCAtatggactaaatagtaaatactTAAATGCTAGAACTAATATAAGGACTAATTagcttacttttatttttaatacattaaaaatattttagtgtattttttaaaattgagggaCCAACtgataaattttttcaaatcataGAGATTCaataataaagttttttttaaaaaaagtttaatattCCTCAATGGGACTAATTAGTggacatttaattaaaattgaggatcaattaatgagttttttcctactgagattaaatagtaaattatttgaGGACCAACTCTCATTTTTACCCCTAAATTATTGAgcaatatttaattttgttcAAAATTAAGTTTTGGACTCAATTTGCCCGAACCTTTTAGATTAGGATcaaattttctttgttttggccaaaatatattaaaat
This genomic interval from Manihot esculenta cultivar AM560-2 chromosome 12, M.esculenta_v8, whole genome shotgun sequence contains the following:
- the LOC110627785 gene encoding fruit protein pKIWI501 yields the protein MATVEVVSAQTALPEEKAEEVKVPEAAPVADEKPEEEPKEAEAVDQVSEEPVAPESDAPAEAVVETKEVVEVEEAKDVKEEPEVEKTAEEETPEEETSQEEPAPETVVEEAPKETTEPATDAEAPAPEAPVEAPKEEEGGEKKKPEAEEAAVEKPE